Proteins from a single region of Murdochiella vaginalis:
- a CDS encoding tyrosine recombinase XerC, producing MELPIILEDYINYMKTVRGLSPRTIREYEYDLVRFMRFHLRRHGQGTSRKAPLVSVDIAMVNVDTLKAVDINDLLAFLAYSEQEEGLSGSRRARMSSAIRSFFKYLVNIQEYFEKNPAEKLTTPKRKKRHPVYLTLEEALRLIEVAAKEDNPFFRTRDVAIVVTFLTTGMRLSELCGLNITSLREGRFHVVGKGNKERVIYLTESCEAAIRSYLSRRPIVPGEDALFLSTHHQRISPRAVQHRMDALLREAGFDTSVYSTHKLRHTAATLMYREGVDIRTLQRILGHESLQTTQIYTHVEDEMARDAVSRNPLAHLQMTDEKSAPKE from the coding sequence GTGGAGTTACCAATCATTTTGGAAGACTATATCAACTACATGAAAACGGTGCGTGGCCTATCTCCGCGGACGATTCGGGAATATGAGTACGATCTGGTGCGCTTTATGCGTTTTCATCTTCGCCGTCATGGACAAGGTACTTCCCGAAAGGCACCCTTAGTTTCTGTGGATATCGCCATGGTGAATGTTGACACGTTAAAAGCCGTGGATATCAACGATCTGTTAGCGTTTCTGGCCTATTCGGAGCAGGAAGAAGGTCTCTCCGGAAGCCGTCGCGCGCGCATGTCCTCTGCCATACGTTCCTTTTTTAAGTATCTGGTGAATATCCAGGAATACTTTGAAAAAAATCCGGCGGAAAAGCTTACCACACCGAAGCGTAAGAAACGCCATCCGGTATATCTTACGCTGGAGGAAGCGCTTCGTCTTATTGAAGTGGCGGCAAAGGAGGACAACCCCTTTTTCCGCACGCGAGATGTCGCTATTGTGGTCACTTTCTTAACCACCGGCATGCGGCTGAGCGAGCTCTGTGGTCTCAATATTACCTCGCTTCGAGAGGGGCGCTTTCACGTCGTCGGAAAAGGAAATAAAGAGCGCGTAATCTACCTGACGGAATCCTGTGAAGCGGCCATTCGTTCCTATCTTTCGAGACGCCCCATCGTTCCAGGAGAAGACGCTTTGTTTCTCTCGACACACCATCAGCGCATTTCGCCTCGTGCGGTGCAACATCGTATGGATGCCTTGCTGCGCGAAGCCGGTTTCGATACATCCGTCTATTCCACGCATAAGCTACGCCATACGGCGGCAACGCTCATGTACCGGGAAGGGGTGGATATTCGCACCTTACAGCGTATTTTAGGACACGAATCCCTGCAGACAACACAGATCTATACGCATGTAGAAGACGAGATGGCACGTGATGCGGTGTCTCGCAATCCTCTTGCCCACCTTCAAATGACGGATGAAAAAAGCGCGCCGAAGGAATAA
- a CDS encoding threonine/serine exporter ThrE family protein → MESVHASAESKTMVVALQDTDAAHNKMLFDLALNAGVILMENGAETYRVEDTVERILRLSENRGLDVIALLTGLYVTLTLNDSTCLTAVRRIKNRTFRLDRIRDVNTISRRLAKKELSIEEAYDTLEKLAHNHDPIRFSRVYHAIAAAGFALMSGANLMESLFAGFAASSIILTNKLVRNRLGGSFVPSFLQTFVMIFVLGVLARFFPMLRLDRMAVGALISLFPGTTLTNGIRDTMRGDYLTGVGNLLAAIISSMALAVGTFFALALTGGFFL, encoded by the coding sequence ATGGAAAGCGTACACGCTTCGGCGGAAAGCAAAACAATGGTTGTCGCTTTACAAGATACCGATGCGGCACATAATAAAATGCTCTTTGATCTTGCCCTGAATGCAGGTGTTATTTTAATGGAAAATGGGGCAGAGACCTATCGTGTGGAAGATACCGTAGAGCGTATTTTACGTTTGAGTGAAAACCGTGGTCTGGATGTTATTGCCTTGCTGACGGGCCTATATGTCACATTGACGTTAAACGATAGTACCTGTTTAACCGCTGTTCGTCGCATTAAGAATCGAACATTCCGTCTGGATCGCATTCGTGATGTCAACACCATTTCGCGTCGTTTAGCAAAGAAGGAACTGTCTATCGAAGAAGCCTATGACACACTGGAAAAATTAGCGCATAATCATGATCCGATCCGTTTTTCGCGCGTGTATCATGCCATTGCTGCCGCCGGATTCGCGCTGATGTCCGGAGCAAATTTGATGGAGAGCCTTTTTGCCGGGTTCGCAGCCAGCAGCATTATTTTAACGAACAAACTCGTACGCAATCGCTTGGGAGGCAGCTTTGTTCCTTCCTTTTTACAGACTTTTGTTATGATTTTTGTTCTCGGCGTGTTGGCACGCTTTTTTCCGATGTTACGTCTGGATCGCATGGCTGTGGGAGCCTTGATCAGCCTATTCCCGGGCACGACGCTTACGAACGGCATTCGAGACACCATGCGCGGCGATTATTTAACGGGCGTAGGCAATCTTCTGGCGGCCATTATTTCGAGCATGGCGCTTGCCGTGGGCACGTTTTTTGCCCTCGCGCTGACAGGAGGGTTCTTCTTATGA
- a CDS encoding ABC transporter permease — protein MDIVIFIFQQMLNFAIPLLVVALAAMFSERSGVINIGLEGIMVIGAFAGTLYLHFVNEAGQEVTMVHLWIAITLSLLVGTVYSAFHAFASINMFADQTISGTAINMFAGAFAIFVARSLIGIQQISFTGHFTIAEVPVLSKIPLIGPIFFQNVYVTTYLIFFLWLVATIVLYKTPFGLRLRSAGEYPQATDAAGVSVARIRWAGVLISGALGGLGGLAYILPVSTEFNGTVAGYGFLAIAVLIFGQWNPISIGLAAFFFGLLKALSSIYSGIPLLYNLGIPQFVYQILPYVITILLLAFTSKKTRAPAAEGRPFDKGQR, from the coding sequence ATGGATATTGTGATCTTTATTTTTCAACAGATGCTGAATTTTGCGATTCCTCTTCTGGTCGTTGCCTTGGCGGCTATGTTTTCGGAACGAAGCGGTGTCATCAATATCGGGCTTGAAGGAATCATGGTAATCGGTGCCTTCGCCGGTACGCTTTACCTGCATTTTGTAAACGAAGCCGGTCAGGAAGTCACCATGGTTCATCTATGGATTGCGATTACACTGTCCCTTCTTGTCGGCACAGTGTACTCGGCATTCCATGCTTTTGCCTCCATTAATATGTTCGCGGATCAAACCATCTCCGGTACGGCAATCAATATGTTTGCCGGGGCCTTTGCTATCTTTGTAGCCCGTTCCTTAATCGGCATTCAGCAGATTTCCTTTACGGGACATTTTACGATCGCAGAGGTGCCTGTTTTAAGCAAAATTCCGCTCATCGGTCCGATCTTCTTTCAGAATGTGTATGTGACCACCTATCTCATTTTTTTCCTTTGGTTGGTCGCAACCATCGTTCTCTACAAGACGCCGTTTGGCCTTCGTCTGCGTTCCGCGGGGGAATATCCGCAGGCGACAGATGCGGCCGGTGTGTCCGTCGCACGTATTCGCTGGGCAGGCGTATTGATTTCCGGCGCACTCGGCGGTCTCGGCGGATTAGCTTATATTTTGCCGGTATCAACGGAGTTTAACGGTACTGTTGCCGGCTACGGCTTTTTAGCCATCGCGGTTCTCATTTTTGGACAATGGAATCCGATTTCGATTGGACTCGCCGCCTTTTTCTTCGGTTTGCTGAAGGCGCTATCGTCGATTTATTCGGGCATTCCGCTCCTGTACAACCTTGGCATACCGCAATTTGTATATCAGATATTACCCTATGTTATTACGATACTTTTGCTGGCCTTTACCAGCAAGAAAACCCGTGCGCCAGCGGCGGAAGGGAGGCCGTTTGATAAGGGACAACGCTAG
- a CDS encoding BMP family protein, translating to MKKLFTFLSTLFVLTLVLTACGGKDTKSSESPTALEAASEAASEAKSETTGEVKYDDNSLYLITDLGTIDDKSFNQGSFEGLKQFADEIGVKANYLRPQDQGDQVYLQAIEQAIQKGAKIVVTPGFLFETAVGAAQKEHPDVKFIAVDFEPQRVVEGKTNPDGSPVTETYFEKNTASILFREQESGFLAGYAAVKDGYTKLGFAGGVAVPAVVRYGFGFIAGADYAAKEMKLPKVEMMYNYTGSFTPKPEIQTLAATWYKNGTELIFSCGGGIASSVLKAAQDNNGKMIGVDVDQKDMGEQVITSAMKNLQSAVYQTCKTIVSGEFKGGEVTRLAAKDNGVQISDDFSRFKQFKEADYKTIYEKIQKDEDGIAKNMPEIDPSLSFTEMGDPTLIMAPFTNVTLNYVK from the coding sequence ATGAAAAAGTTATTTACGTTTTTGAGTACACTTTTCGTGTTGACGCTCGTTCTTACCGCTTGCGGCGGCAAGGATACGAAGTCGTCGGAAAGCCCTACGGCATTAGAGGCAGCATCGGAAGCAGCAAGTGAAGCGAAGTCCGAAACGACCGGTGAGGTCAAGTATGATGATAATTCGCTCTATCTGATTACGGACTTGGGAACCATTGATGACAAATCGTTTAACCAGGGATCGTTTGAAGGATTAAAGCAGTTTGCGGATGAAATCGGAGTAAAGGCCAATTACCTGCGTCCGCAGGATCAAGGCGATCAGGTCTATTTACAGGCCATTGAACAGGCCATTCAAAAGGGTGCCAAAATTGTCGTTACGCCGGGATTCCTTTTTGAAACCGCTGTAGGCGCAGCACAGAAAGAACATCCGGATGTTAAGTTTATTGCCGTTGACTTTGAACCGCAGCGCGTGGTGGAAGGCAAAACAAATCCGGACGGTTCTCCGGTAACGGAAACCTACTTTGAAAAGAATACCGCTTCCATCCTCTTCCGTGAGCAGGAATCGGGTTTCTTAGCCGGCTATGCGGCTGTAAAAGATGGTTATACGAAGCTTGGCTTTGCGGGCGGCGTTGCCGTTCCGGCCGTTGTACGCTACGGCTTCGGCTTTATCGCCGGTGCAGACTATGCGGCTAAAGAAATGAAGTTGCCCAAAGTCGAAATGATGTATAACTATACGGGCTCTTTTACTCCGAAGCCGGAAATTCAGACTTTGGCAGCCACCTGGTATAAGAACGGCACCGAGCTTATTTTCTCCTGCGGCGGCGGCATTGCTTCTTCCGTGTTGAAGGCAGCACAGGATAACAATGGCAAGATGATTGGCGTTGACGTGGATCAGAAGGATATGGGCGAGCAGGTGATCACCTCGGCGATGAAGAATCTGCAGAGCGCGGTCTATCAAACATGCAAAACCATCGTATCCGGAGAATTCAAGGGCGGCGAAGTTACTCGTCTTGCTGCGAAGGACAACGGCGTTCAGATCTCGGACGACTTCTCCCGCTTTAAGCAGTTCAAAGAAGCGGACTATAAGACAATCTACGAGAAGATTCAAAAGGATGAAGACGGCATTGCGAAAAATATGCCGGAGATCGACCCGAGCCTGAGCTTTACAGAAATGGGCGATCCGACGTTGATCATGGCACCGTTCACCAACGTCACGCTCAATTATGTGAAGTAG
- a CDS encoding ABC transporter permease gives MKTKRLGLQKALPSLIAILIGLVVGIAIIYFTNPSVAGEAIPNFFRGPFLNGLAGVGNLFYYATPLLMTGLAVGFAFQTGLFNIGASGQFLFGGFMVILLCNRLERYLPAFIMWPVALLVSALAGAFLGAIVGMLKAYRNVNEVITCIMLNYTVMYLVNDLIKRFNIYNLFRNTTMAINTAVPRFGFDVLFPGTFAGGGFLIGLAMVVVLHLILKKTTFGFEMQAVGLNRDAAKYAGINENASIIKSMAISGAMAGLGGGLFYLSGAGTAIAVVDVLPQQGFDGIAVALLGLSEPIGILFSALFFSYLNMGGQAIQTLGYAPELITIIISFILYVSALSILFRRLLSRKEKEEGN, from the coding sequence ATGAAGACTAAGCGTTTGGGTTTACAAAAAGCATTGCCATCTCTCATAGCCATACTCATCGGACTTGTGGTCGGGATCGCCATTATTTACTTCACCAATCCCTCTGTTGCGGGAGAGGCCATCCCGAACTTTTTCCGCGGCCCGTTTCTGAACGGCTTGGCCGGCGTTGGCAACCTGTTTTACTACGCCACGCCCTTGCTCATGACGGGGCTGGCGGTTGGGTTTGCTTTTCAAACCGGTCTCTTTAATATTGGCGCGTCCGGTCAGTTTCTATTCGGCGGCTTCATGGTGATCCTGCTCTGCAATCGCCTGGAACGCTATCTTCCGGCCTTTATTATGTGGCCGGTGGCGCTTCTTGTCTCTGCTCTTGCCGGTGCGTTTCTGGGCGCCATCGTAGGTATGTTGAAAGCGTATCGCAATGTGAATGAGGTCATCACGTGCATTATGCTTAACTACACCGTAATGTATCTGGTAAACGATCTGATTAAGCGATTTAACATCTATAATCTTTTTCGTAATACGACCATGGCTATCAACACTGCCGTGCCTCGCTTCGGCTTTGATGTTCTCTTTCCCGGCACCTTTGCCGGCGGAGGATTTCTCATTGGTCTCGCTATGGTGGTCGTATTGCATCTGATTCTGAAAAAAACAACCTTCGGTTTTGAAATGCAGGCTGTTGGCTTGAATCGTGATGCGGCCAAATATGCCGGTATCAATGAGAATGCCAGCATTATCAAATCCATGGCGATTTCCGGCGCAATGGCAGGCCTGGGCGGCGGACTGTTCTATCTGTCCGGTGCCGGAACAGCTATTGCTGTTGTAGATGTCTTACCGCAGCAGGGCTTTGACGGCATCGCTGTAGCGTTGCTCGGTCTCAGTGAACCGATCGGAATTTTATTCTCCGCGCTGTTCTTTTCGTATCTCAATATGGGCGGACAGGCGATTCAGACGCTTGGATATGCTCCGGAACTGATCACGATTATCATTTCCTTCATTCTGTATGTTTCCGCCCTTTCGATTCTTTTCCGTCGCTTGCTGAGCCGTAAAGAAAAGGAGGAGGGCAACTAA
- a CDS encoding helix-turn-helix transcriptional regulator encodes MLSERIYKFRRKSGLSQEQLAEKIGVSRQAISKWESGTSTPELEKLLVLSECFNITLDDLVKEETIDQGTTEAPPKVEDSKVSKAIEMKVGIGLCLIGTVCLILFGVLMVMSPSATEQLNTASTITLSGSGVLLILCVLSMVVGLVLILRKK; translated from the coding sequence ATGTTGTCTGAAAGAATATATAAGTTCAGACGCAAGAGTGGACTTTCTCAAGAGCAACTTGCAGAGAAAATAGGCGTTTCAAGACAGGCCATATCTAAATGGGAAAGTGGAACATCGACGCCTGAATTAGAAAAACTGTTGGTATTAAGCGAGTGCTTCAACATTACTCTTGATGACCTTGTGAAGGAAGAAACAATCGATCAGGGTACAACGGAAGCACCGCCGAAGGTAGAAGATTCCAAAGTTTCAAAAGCCATAGAGATGAAGGTAGGTATTGGCCTTTGTTTGATTGGTACTGTATGTCTAATCCTTTTCGGAGTTTTGATGGTCATGAGTCCAAGCGCAACAGAGCAACTAAATACTGCTTCGACGATTACTCTAAGTGGATCTGGCGTACTCCTCATCCTATGTGTGCTTTCGATGGTTGTAGGCTTAGTACTAATACTACGCAAAAAATGA
- a CDS encoding LysM peptidoglycan-binding domain-containing protein — protein sequence MKRIVITQPKRFYTFVALCIFILALALTLVFSFVSRESSSAASPVHEKTVLVKAGDTVWHLAETVAEHDGRDVRDIVRDIYRVNNLWSSGIYPGQTLRIPIQ from the coding sequence ATGAAACGCATCGTAATTACACAACCAAAACGCTTTTATACATTCGTTGCCCTTTGCATTTTTATCCTTGCTTTGGCATTGACTCTTGTGTTCAGTTTCGTATCCCGAGAATCCTCTTCAGCCGCCTCTCCTGTTCATGAAAAAACAGTACTCGTCAAAGCGGGGGATACCGTATGGCATTTGGCCGAGACAGTTGCCGAACACGACGGGCGAGACGTCCGCGATATCGTTCGTGATATCTATCGCGTCAACAATCTCTGGTCTTCCGGTATTTATCCGGGCCAGACATTACGCATTCCCATTCAATAG
- a CDS encoding kinase to dihydroxyacetone kinase: protein MEQSITYRYDTQLLIEGENLDEDEINAYFVEHFDGDCLLAVGDDTLIKIHYHTNEPWKVLEYCRTLGEIFDIVVEDMDRQARGLKG, encoded by the coding sequence ATGGAACAATCCATAACGTACCGCTATGACACCCAACTTCTCATCGAGGGAGAAAATTTGGATGAGGATGAGATCAATGCTTATTTTGTGGAACATTTTGACGGGGACTGCCTCTTGGCGGTGGGAGATGATACGCTGATCAAAATTCACTATCATACCAATGAACCGTGGAAAGTATTGGAATATTGCCGCACCTTAGGAGAAATTTTTGACATCGTTGTCGAGGATATGGATCGGCAGGCACGGGGCTTAAAAGGCTGA
- a CDS encoding threonine/serine exporter family protein — translation MNSSTSTLFSVLFYPLNNPLWFKYMMQGSGAFLAVFAFTIMLGAGKKIALFNSVISFLSWDTYAIFLDCGWTNFSATFLATLVVAIAAQLGARWFRTPVTMIIIPSLYPLVPGALIYRCVNAFFYERMDQASVYAIQTFIMAASIALGVFLVETVVSLYKQLKRNRIS, via the coding sequence ATGAATAGTTCCACGTCAACGCTTTTCTCCGTCCTATTTTATCCGCTCAACAACCCGCTGTGGTTCAAGTATATGATGCAGGGGTCCGGCGCTTTCCTTGCCGTGTTCGCCTTTACCATCATGCTCGGTGCGGGTAAAAAAATTGCGCTGTTTAACTCGGTGATTTCGTTCCTCAGCTGGGATACCTATGCCATTTTTCTGGATTGCGGCTGGACAAATTTTTCGGCCACTTTTTTAGCTACGCTCGTTGTAGCCATTGCCGCGCAGCTCGGAGCTCGCTGGTTTCGCACACCAGTGACGATGATTATTATTCCCTCGCTTTATCCGTTGGTTCCCGGCGCACTCATCTATCGCTGCGTCAATGCCTTTTTCTATGAACGCATGGATCAGGCAAGCGTATATGCCATTCAGACATTCATCATGGCAGCATCGATCGCTCTCGGCGTGTTCCTGGTCGAAACGGTGGTCTCTTTGTACAAGCAACTCAAACGGAATAGAATCTCATAA
- the miaA gene encoding tRNA (adenosine(37)-N6)-dimethylallyltransferase MiaA gives MHESREKKRVFIVGPTGVGKSALALRLARDFQGEILSMDSMQIYRGMDIGTAKATPAEQKAIPHHLLDLVDPGTRYTVADYQRDAQNVQNEVFQRGKLPIFVGGTGLYLNALLMDYQFSGMDTAMSWRRTLEEEYRQDHGLRLYQELCDRDPVTAKRLTPQDKPRILRAIEVLRRTKQLPSALRKDRENPSWKSLVIMLSLPREQLYEAINQRVLDMLDRGLAEEVHHLYQKGVSADSQAMRAIGYREFFWYFRGLITLEETIRLMQRSSRQYAKRQYTWYRKTKDAVWIEEREPSVRYERAKQEIIAFLQA, from the coding sequence ATGCACGAATCGCGTGAAAAGAAACGTGTCTTTATCGTAGGACCGACCGGTGTGGGGAAAAGTGCCTTAGCGCTGCGTTTAGCCCGAGATTTTCAAGGTGAAATCCTTTCTATGGATTCGATGCAGATCTATCGCGGGATGGATATCGGAACCGCGAAAGCGACGCCGGCGGAGCAAAAGGCGATACCGCATCATCTGCTTGACCTGGTGGATCCGGGAACGCGTTATACCGTAGCGGATTACCAGCGCGATGCGCAAAACGTGCAGAATGAGGTTTTTCAGAGGGGAAAATTGCCGATTTTTGTAGGCGGAACCGGCCTGTATCTGAATGCGCTCCTCATGGACTATCAGTTTAGCGGGATGGATACGGCGATGTCGTGGCGAAGGACATTAGAGGAAGAATACCGACAGGATCATGGCCTTCGGCTCTATCAGGAGCTATGCGATCGAGATCCGGTTACAGCCAAGCGGCTTACTCCCCAGGATAAACCTCGCATCCTTCGTGCGATTGAGGTTTTACGGCGAACGAAACAGCTGCCTTCTGCGCTGCGAAAAGATCGCGAGAATCCATCGTGGAAAAGCCTCGTGATCATGCTTTCCCTTCCTCGTGAACAACTCTATGAGGCGATTAATCAGCGCGTCTTGGACATGTTGGACAGGGGGCTTGCGGAGGAAGTGCACCATCTTTATCAAAAGGGGGTTTCCGCCGACTCTCAGGCTATGCGCGCGATTGGCTATCGCGAATTTTTCTGGTATTTTCGCGGTTTAATAACTTTAGAAGAAACGATTCGACTCATGCAGCGTTCCTCCCGACAATATGCAAAGCGACAATATACCTGGTATCGTAAGACGAAAGATGCCGTTTGGATTGAAGAAAGAGAACCATCCGTCCGGTATGAACGGGCAAAACAAGAAATCATTGCATTTCTCCAAGCTTGA
- a CDS encoding ABC transporter ATP-binding protein, with amino-acid sequence MSQTVIEMSHITKTFPGVVANSDVSIALHQGEILALLGENGAGKSTLMSILFGLYEADSGEILVNGKPTKIKDPNDATRYGIGMVHQHFKLVPNFTVLENVVLGVETTKMGVLQMEEARKRVMELSERYHFQIDPDDKIEDISVGQQQRVEIIKMLYRDNDILIFDEPTAVLTPQEIEELLDIMKMLVREGKSIIFITHKLNEIKAVADTVTVLRKGKVVDTVPADSVSIEEMSRMMVGRKVNLSFTLEERPLGETVLKVRDLTLDQPRDGQKTLSHIHLDVRKGEIVCIAGVDGNGQSEFVYALTGLIHNVHGSIMLNGEEVLNRSIRYRNTHGMAHVPEDRHRYGLVLDYDLGKNLVLQNYFEEPFQKGGWIQFEEADRYANSLIAMYDVRAGRGPRTIARSMSGGNQQKAIVAREMERAHDLLIAVQPTRGLDVGAISYIHQQLIAERDEGKGVLLISFELSEVLGISDRILVMHHGEIVAELHPKETTEEELGLYMSGAKRMEVNHED; translated from the coding sequence ATGTCGCAAACTGTGATTGAAATGAGCCATATCACCAAAACCTTCCCGGGTGTCGTTGCCAACAGCGATGTGTCCATTGCCCTGCATCAGGGTGAAATCCTTGCGCTTCTTGGCGAGAACGGAGCGGGGAAGTCCACGTTGATGTCCATTCTTTTTGGGCTCTATGAGGCAGACAGCGGAGAGATTCTGGTTAATGGCAAACCGACAAAAATCAAAGATCCGAACGATGCGACGCGCTACGGCATCGGTATGGTACATCAACATTTTAAACTGGTGCCGAATTTCACCGTTCTCGAAAATGTCGTTCTCGGGGTAGAAACGACCAAAATGGGCGTTTTGCAGATGGAGGAAGCGCGTAAGCGGGTAATGGAGCTTTCCGAGCGCTATCATTTTCAGATTGATCCGGATGATAAAATTGAGGATATTTCCGTCGGTCAACAACAACGTGTGGAAATCATTAAAATGCTCTACCGTGACAATGATATTCTTATTTTCGATGAGCCCACAGCTGTCCTGACGCCGCAGGAAATTGAAGAGCTTCTGGATATTATGAAGATGCTCGTTCGTGAGGGAAAATCGATTATTTTCATTACGCATAAATTGAATGAGATTAAAGCGGTGGCCGATACAGTCACGGTGTTGCGAAAAGGGAAAGTAGTCGATACCGTTCCGGCCGATTCGGTAAGCATAGAAGAAATGAGCCGGATGATGGTCGGCCGTAAAGTCAATCTTTCCTTTACGCTCGAAGAGCGTCCCTTGGGCGAGACCGTTTTAAAGGTGCGCGATTTAACCTTGGATCAACCGCGGGATGGACAAAAGACTCTTTCGCATATTCATCTCGACGTGCGAAAAGGCGAAATTGTCTGCATCGCCGGGGTCGATGGAAATGGACAGTCGGAGTTTGTTTATGCGCTAACAGGTCTTATTCATAATGTGCACGGCTCTATTATGCTCAATGGCGAAGAAGTGCTCAATCGCTCCATTCGCTATCGAAATACGCATGGCATGGCGCATGTTCCCGAGGATCGTCATCGGTATGGCTTGGTTCTGGATTATGACTTGGGCAAAAATCTGGTGCTGCAGAATTATTTTGAAGAGCCCTTCCAAAAAGGCGGATGGATTCAATTTGAGGAAGCGGACAGATACGCCAATTCCTTAATAGCCATGTATGATGTTCGAGCCGGACGCGGGCCGCGAACGATTGCGCGTTCGATGTCTGGTGGCAACCAACAAAAAGCAATTGTGGCAAGAGAGATGGAGCGAGCGCATGATCTCTTAATCGCCGTTCAGCCGACCCGAGGCCTGGACGTGGGAGCTATTTCTTATATTCATCAACAGCTGATTGCGGAGCGCGATGAGGGGAAGGGCGTTTTGCTCATTTCTTTTGAGTTGAGCGAAGTGTTGGGCATTTCCGATCGCATTTTGGTCATGCACCATGGCGAAATTGTCGCGGAATTACATCCAAAAGAAACGACGGAAGAAGAACTGGGCCTCTACATGTCCGGAGCGAAGCGCATGGAGGTGAACCATGAAGACTAA
- a CDS encoding methionine gamma-lyase family protein, producing MKNQIYQQYYDLSPETLLRIERAEDALADRFSDLHALRTANQLKVLHAMQQNGLNQADFYSPTGYGYGDTGREKTERIFRDVFRAEDALVRANITSGTHAIATALYALTNSGDTLLAVTGHPYDTLQSVIGIQGKEIGTLQERGVQYKMLPLQKGKIDREALPDAVSCHPRLVLLQRSTGYTDRRAFTVEELGEAIAIIKEKSPDSIVFVDNCYGEFTKDQEPLEVGADIIAGSLIKNPGGGIAVSGGYLAGKKEWIERCRNHLIAPGLGEDTGLSFGTTRLTLQGLFFAPHVTIEALKGALLFAKVFEDLGYRCSPASDDPRSDIIEAITLGEGRKVEAFCHAVQKAASVGADVVPLPWDMPGYSDPVIMASGGFIDGSSIEVSADGPMREPYIVYYQGGVVYEQAKLACLLSVEAIQNTAAHAE from the coding sequence ATGAAGAATCAAATCTATCAACAATATTATGATTTAAGTCCGGAGACGCTCTTGCGTATTGAACGGGCGGAAGATGCTTTGGCGGACCGATTTTCCGACTTGCATGCACTGCGCACGGCAAATCAGCTGAAAGTGTTGCACGCCATGCAACAGAACGGATTGAATCAGGCGGATTTTTACTCGCCGACCGGATACGGATATGGGGATACCGGGCGTGAAAAGACGGAACGTATTTTTCGCGATGTATTTCGCGCCGAGGATGCCCTGGTTCGCGCGAACATTACGTCCGGAACGCATGCGATTGCGACAGCGCTCTATGCTTTGACCAATAGCGGCGATACGCTTTTAGCTGTTACCGGACATCCGTATGATACGCTTCAATCGGTCATCGGCATCCAAGGCAAGGAAATCGGTACGCTTCAGGAACGGGGCGTTCAGTATAAAATGCTCCCGCTACAAAAGGGAAAAATCGATCGGGAAGCGTTGCCGGACGCCGTGTCTTGTCACCCGCGTCTGGTTTTACTGCAGCGTTCCACAGGCTATACGGATCGTCGTGCTTTTACTGTGGAGGAATTGGGCGAAGCGATTGCCATTATTAAAGAAAAGTCTCCGGACTCCATCGTTTTTGTCGACAACTGTTACGGCGAATTTACGAAAGATCAGGAGCCTCTTGAAGTGGGAGCGGACATCATTGCAGGGTCGCTTATTAAAAATCCGGGTGGCGGCATTGCTGTCAGCGGCGGCTATCTGGCCGGTAAAAAAGAGTGGATCGAACGATGCCGAAACCATCTCATTGCGCCGGGCTTGGGCGAGGATACCGGGTTAAGCTTCGGAACGACCCGTCTTACATTACAGGGCCTCTTTTTTGCTCCGCACGTGACCATTGAGGCTTTAAAGGGAGCACTGCTGTTTGCAAAAGTATTTGAAGATTTAGGTTATCGGTGCTCGCCGGCTTCCGATGACCCGCGTAGCGATATTATCGAAGCCATCACGCTGGGAGAGGGGCGAAAGGTGGAAGCTTTTTGTCATGCCGTGCAGAAGGCAGCAAGTGTCGGTGCGGATGTGGTTCCGCTTCCCTGGGACATGCCGGGCTACAGTGATCCCGTGATAATGGCTTCCGGCGGCTTTATTGACGGTTCCTCCATTGAAGTTAGTGCGGACGGGCCGATGCGAGAACCCTATATTGTGTATTATCAAGGCGGGGTAGTTTATGAACAAGCGAAACTGGCTTGTTTGTTAAGCGTGGAGGCAATCCAAAATACAGCAGCGCATGCCGAATAA